Within the Glycine soja cultivar W05 chromosome 3, ASM419377v2, whole genome shotgun sequence genome, the region AGATTCATTAAGGATAATTTTGTCTACACAATAAAAATGGGAAGTGCTAGAATAAGTGGTGAAGTGCAGTGCAGAAAGTAAATACCATGATTTTTTCTTCTGTTCTACGCCAAAGCAattcattaatgataatgatatgaATATGGACCTATAATGTTTATGGAAAATAATTTCGAATAAAGTTGATAACAAAATCATTTATAATCTAAACAAGTCGAGCTCTTttattctgtcaaaaaaaagtCAAGCTCTTTTATTTGAAATGCCAAGCAATAATTTCACACTAATTATTGGTTCTCTTATTTGAGATACCAAGCACAATAATTTCCCACACTAACTGTTGGGTTCTTTGGAAGCATGTGAACCAACcagaaaaatgataataaaaatagattattcAAATATTGCTTATAAGGTATTAAAAGGTAGGCTTCTattcaacaaatgaaaaaggTAGGCTTCTAATCCAGAAGCCAAGCAAAAATCCATCCAGAAAACCAACAGCCAAGGCCTATTTTATTGGCTTTATGATTTCTCtgtttttctttatgttttcaatgaaacaaaaagtgaAAACGAAAATATGTTagagcatttttattttcaattttaaaaattaaacttgccAACAAAGCCTAACATAATTGACAAATAATTAAGTCTTTTAATCATGTTAATAAAGGTTGAATTTTAGGATACCTATATGAAAAAGATTTGATCCATATCCATTCTAAATAGATTTGAAGTTTCTACACCCCAACAATTCAACCCAATAAGAATCCAACACATCATATACCTTACAAGGTGGGACACCTTCTCACTTAGATATGAGTGTCATTCTTATCACTATTTCAAGTAACTACCTTATAAGTCATACGAATCACATAGATACAAGTGTTTACAGAAGCAGTATGGGATTGACAGCTTAACTAATTCAATCTCATTTAATTAAAACCACCCAACGCCTATAAATAGCAGAACCCTCCCTTCTCTAGATACGCATCATTCAATATTGTTGTTACTCTACCAAAAATTTCTATTAACTTGAGTGTTAAAGTGCAAATAATTACTATTGTCACACAATACACTGTTAGCTACCACACCTAACAACCAACCTCAACACGTGCTCCCAACACTCCATCCACCCCAGCTCAACATTAATTATCTAGGGAACATCCTTAGTGCATACACTTGCAAcgaaaaaatattaactccaagttttcaaaaattctgaaaacaacaaaaggtcatttaaccATGTCTTCACTCATCATGATGACATTTTTGGAATTTCCATAATTTTGGTTACCTGCATCCCCCACCCTTTTGTTTCATTATATACTAGGCTCCTTAAGTTCATTCCCCCTTTCCTATCATGGTATTCATATAAAAATTGCAGGGTAACATTTTTCAAATTTCCATAATTTTGGTTTCATTCCTTACTATCTTTATGTAGATTGCAGGGAATAGTATATGGTAGTACTTTAATAATGGTACAGGGGCAATGCAGTAGACACTGGTTCCATTGGCGGGTTTGTAGGCATAAAATTGTGTTGTAGAGAAGGGTGAAAGGTCAGGACAGTGCTCATGAATCACGATGACTTGGGATTTAATTGCATAACTAAGGTTGGAtttggaatttcaattttatttttggtccacGGGTAATGATTTTATTTCAGTTGGTTCCTCAAGCAGGTTGGCAGCAGAACAAgaggaaaataaattttgaacgaAGATGATGGAAAAAATTGAGAACGAGAGtgatggaaaagaaaaatgaaaatagaaatatcACTTCCAAAAGCTCTAAACAAGTTGCATATGAACATTCATTAACAAATGAAATAAATCTCTTCTATCATTTAAAGGCCTGTTCAGTTTTCAGTTAGGAGGACCCAAAATCTATTCAAAAAGTAAAACTGAAAAACCTTTGGTTTAAATTAAAGTCGATTGTGAACTGAGATTTACCTAAATTTTTCCTTgaaactcaatttaaaatgaaaacttgAAGAAGAAAAGACTAGTTTTGCAAACTCAATTTGCTAAATGAAATTTTGAGTTAGAACTTGCATTTACAAATCTTAATCTAAACATTCACTAAACTCAACATTGTGTTACGAAATTAACTGACTTTTGAACAAATTTGCTTGTTTGGATTAAAGTTTACAAACTCAAATTTAAACGAATTTAGTTTTGCAAAAACAAGCCCAccttttctctcatttcaaactaaacttcaaaacaaaattgagaCAAAACTCAGTTTACAATCAGATTCAGCTGAAAACCGAACACcccttttggttttaattattaaaacctGCATAGGAGTCTTCCTTACTGAAAACCAAACATGCCTTGTTCTCCAAGTCATTCAACTTAATGCTGTGCAAAATATTCTTAGGCGAGCAATGTGTGCAACACTATGTTGACAGATAGTCAAAAGATAATATCAAATAACTTGGAGCAGGGGTAGCAAACAGCAAAGAGGTGACAGCAATGGCAGAAGACACCGTACCTATGCTTAAGACACTAACAAAACACAGTCGGGTGATTTCATTCGCCGCCAGAAAGTTCCACAAATGAGGCAAGGCTACCCACCTTGCTTATCAGTTTGAacaaaccaaaacaagaaataGTTATCATCAATCTGGTCAGTAACCAAGTAGGCACAGGTTTGTGCTACATTTTATTACAAACctgacaaaaaaacaaaaacaaaaacaagtgcATTAAAGTGACCAATGAGCAGATTCATATGCCCTGGACTGTTCTAGATCCATATAATGTCTCCTGCCTTGTTGGGACAGGTCCAGCTCACCGTGAAGTTGGCTACTGAGAGGCTGCGAAATCTGACCGAGACCTAGATCAGGGACCCCCTCGGGCGAACAGTTACCAGAATCAATGCCCTTGAAACACCACGGGGTATTTGGAAGTTGATGGATTGATGCACCATGAGATGATGCAGCAGGCTGTGTCATGGGCGTCCCGTGGAAATTTACCATGTTATTCAACCCAAGACTTGGTGCTGGGTTTCTAGAACCCCATGTTTGATTTGACAGAAGAGAGAGAGCACAGCTCGAGGTGGTGACCCCAGTGTAACTTTCCCCTGGAGGATGTCCCGGGCCGGCGAAGCTTGTCCCACCCACCGAACCTTGcaagaaaaggtcagatgatgTCTCCGAGTTCCCGTGCCAGCTGAGGGTGGAGGTTTGATTTCCAGGCGCTAGCTCGGATGACCTAGGAGTTGGAAGTGAATTTCTCAGACTAAGTTTTGGGTATGAAGCCAATTCCATCAGAAAGTTGCCACCTCTGCCACTATGATCTGTCAATAGAAGTGCCAGAGATTAGAATTTGTTTTATATGCCAGGAACGGCACAGGCTGAAACTAAATATGCTTCCCTATGGAAAAATTGAAAGAGACATGAAACTGATTTTTTACTGAGTTTCTAACCAAAAGCAGATGAAGAAAGTCTAGCATAGCGAGAGGTCAAGAGGGAGCTGGGTGGGGGCTTTCTCCGACGTTCATTATGGCCAGCTAGTCGCCTGCGGCAACTTCTTTTTCCTTGATCAAACTCAGGAAGCTGATGAAACCTGTGCAAGGCTATGAAACATGATATTAGCTTTTACAAATATAAATGGTTCCAATTTTTTATGTCAAAGAGAGGTGAATGAGTACAAGCATACCCAAGTGCCAAGACTAGAAATACTAACATGACAAGTCTACTGTTTCCTTAGCATGCCAAGCTGTTGTTGCCACAAATTGGAAGCACTTAAACGCATCTCTTGTTTGATTAAATGCACATGCAAATGAGACGGAATTTCTAACTGATTTGATTTTGTCATCATTGCTAAGATTACAGAACATAAGCAAATATGTATAAACCCAAGAAAAAGGGTATTCCATATGATGTAGTAATAATTCTCACATCTTGCAGTAATGCACATCATGTGAGCATCTAACATGTTCCTTTAGCCCTGTTTTACTGAAGCAATTCTCAAACATTGCTCAAGTAACATCCTGTGGCTCCATTATACTTAGAATTCAGCTTTAACATATTAGTAAAATAAGACCAAAACAATACCAATAAAGTTCTTTATCTTCTCTATTACCAAAAGGGATAGCATTGTATTTACTCTTTAGTGAAAGACATCAGAATAATTCAAAAGAGAAGTCATCAAGCTTAAATAAAGGAGATAAACTACAATGTGTATCCATCGGATAGTACATCTGAAATGCAGGGAGATTGGATGCTAAGAAATCCATCTTAAATATCTGTTTACTATCTTTCTCATAATATGTATTTTATCTTAGCATATTCAGAAGAgtattgtttttcatattaaggAAAAGAGTAACTTTTGCCTTAGACAACAGTGGAAGAGCCATGAGATAAAAAGAAGACACAAAATACTCTTGGAACAGTCAACAGAAAGCCATCCcagctccaaaaaaaaaaaaaaaactgcaaatAAAACCCACATTCATTGACTGATAGACCATATTCTCCATATCCAGTGGTTGGAAACTTTCCAATTATGATGACCATCTGTCTCCAAAATACAAACTTATTGCACTATTGAATACTATCCTAGAATGCACAGTAGCACAAATGAGTCAAATTGAAATGGATAGTACATGTGACAACTGACAGTCTGACATAGCTAGCACCATAATAGAGATGAATAGTCATAATAGCAAAGCATGTGGTTAGGATTGCATGATCCAGCAACATCAATTGCACTCATTCTCAATAATGTGCCAACAAGTCAAACTAACATTAGTCAAGGAGGCAATACATGAATAGTGTCTTCATGCAAGGAAATTACATGAACAATCAGACAAACTATCTGTTTAAGatagataaaatttaatattcaatAATCAGGACCCACTTTATGGATGACCAGACAAGGGCAGGTTGCAGCCACTCACAAACTCCAATCAGCAGAAAACTATcattatgataataataatgcaaGCCTTAAGAATCCTGGGTTCACTCAGATCAACAAGGAATTGCTCATGTAGTACAAATAACATGCCTTTGCAGTTCGcacaataaaacaatttgattcATAACACTAAACTGAAATACCTGGATGTATCTTTACACAGATCACATACCTATAGAGTTTTGGTCATGTTTGGTAACAGATTGTATTTGGAAAATAAtcgttattttatattttcaaaggcTCTCTTAAGTAatctataaaaggaaaaaaaatatttctccaAAACAGATAATCCAAACACAGAAACAGTAAGGAGAAAACTGTAACAGCATATCAATACACAATTGAGGGCCCCCACAATGGCTGGAGGAAAAACAGCAGAATAGTAGTGTTGTGTTATTTTAAGACTACAACAACTTGCACACACCCACTTCAAGCCTTTTTACCGTACAAAcgaagttattatttttaataccaAAACACACCTGGGGGCTGCAAGAATCAATTCGCTGAAAAGGAAAACAATATTTCACACGCGTTACAAGACAGCCATTCAGATAAGCACTTTAAAGCTAAGCtaggaggaagaaaaaaaaaaaagcaaagtaCACCGAGCACAATCAGCCAAATCATAACTGAACAAAAACATCTCAAGAATAGACACAAAGAATCACACCACACCACACCAAAGCCTGGAACAAATGCAAAACCACGATTAAGGAACTAAACCAACTCCAAACAAGTAACACACA harbors:
- the LOC114406765 gene encoding squamosa promoter-binding-like protein 9 isoform X1 — translated: MASDAKLSSSESLNGLKFGQKIYFEDVGFATPATSLTSSATTATTVTSSSSSSSRKGRGGSVQPAQPPRCQVEGCEVDLSNAKTYYSRHKVCGMHSKSPTVIVAGLQQRFCQQCSSELILAAPRFHQLPEFDQGKRSCRRRLAGHNERRRKPPPSSLLTSRYARLSSSAFDHSGRGGNFLMELASYPKLSLRNSLPTPRSSELAPGNQTSTLSWHGNSETSSDLFLQGSVGGTSFAGPGHPPGESYTGVTTSSCALSLLSNQTWGSRNPAPSLGLNNMVNFHGTPMTQPAASSHGASIHQLPNTPWCFKGIDSGNCSPEGVPDLGLGQISQPLSSQLHGELDLSQQGRRHYMDLEQSRAYESAHWSL
- the LOC114406765 gene encoding squamosa promoter-binding-like protein 9 isoform X3, which translates into the protein MEYPFSWVYTYLLMFCNLSNDDKIKSVRNSVSFACAFNQTRDAFKCFQFVATTAWHAKETVDLSSLHRFHQLPEFDQGKRSCRRRLAGHNERRRKPPPSSLLTSRYARLSSSAFDHSGRGGNFLMELASYPKLSLRNSLPTPRSSELAPGNQTSTLSWHGNSETSSDLFLQGSVGGTSFAGPGHPPGESYTGVTTSSCALSLLSNQTWGSRNPAPSLGLNNMVNFHGTPMTQPAASSHGASIHQLPNTPWCFKGIDSGNCSPEGVPDLGLGQISQPLSSQLHGELDLSQQGRRHYMDLEQSRAYESAHWSL
- the LOC114406765 gene encoding squamosa promoter-binding-like protein 9 isoform X4; its protein translation is MLDAHMMCITARFRNSVSFACAFNQTRDAFKCFQFVATTAWHAKETVDLSSLHRFHQLPEFDQGKRSCRRRLAGHNERRRKPPPSSLLTSRYARLSSSAFDHSGRGGNFLMELASYPKLSLRNSLPTPRSSELAPGNQTSTLSWHGNSETSSDLFLQGSVGGTSFAGPGHPPGESYTGVTTSSCALSLLSNQTWGSRNPAPSLGLNNMVNFHGTPMTQPAASSHGASIHQLPNTPWCFKGIDSGNCSPEGVPDLGLGQISQPLSSQLHGELDLSQQGRRHYMDLEQSRAYESAHWSL
- the LOC114406765 gene encoding squamosa promoter-binding-like protein 9 isoform X2, translated to MASDAKLSSSESLNGLKFGQKIYFEDVGFATPATSLTSSATTATTVTSSSSSSSRKGRGGSVQPAQPPRCQVEGCEVDLSNAKTYYSRHKVCGMHSKSPTVIVAGLQQRFCQQCSRFHQLPEFDQGKRSCRRRLAGHNERRRKPPPSSLLTSRYARLSSSAFDHSGRGGNFLMELASYPKLSLRNSLPTPRSSELAPGNQTSTLSWHGNSETSSDLFLQGSVGGTSFAGPGHPPGESYTGVTTSSCALSLLSNQTWGSRNPAPSLGLNNMVNFHGTPMTQPAASSHGASIHQLPNTPWCFKGIDSGNCSPEGVPDLGLGQISQPLSSQLHGELDLSQQGRRHYMDLEQSRAYESAHWSL